The Canis lupus baileyi chromosome 29, mCanLup2.hap1, whole genome shotgun sequence genome includes a region encoding these proteins:
- the PPP2R2D gene encoding serine/threonine-protein phosphatase 2A 55 kDa regulatory subunit B delta isoform isoform X4, with protein MDLMVEASPRRIFANAHTYHINSISVNSDHETYLSADDLRINLWHLEITDRSFNIVDIKPVNMEELTEVITAAEFHPHQCNVFVYSSSKGTIRLCDMRSSALCDRHAKFFEEPEDPSSRSFFSEIISSISDVKFSHSGRYMMTRDYLSVKVWDLNMESRPVETHQVHEYLRSKLCSLYENDCIFDKFECCWSGSDSAIMTGSYNNFFRMFDRNTRRDVTLEASRENSKPRASLKPRKVCTGGKRKKDEISVDSLDFNKKILHTAWHPAENIIAVAATNNLYIFQDKLN; from the exons ATGGATCTTATGGTAGAAGCAAGTCCACGACGAATTTTTGCAAATGCTCACACATATCATATAAATTCCATTTCAGTAAATAGTGATCATGAAACATATCTTTCTGCAGATGACCTGAGAATTAATCTATGGCATTTAGAAATCACAGATAGAAGTTTTA ACATCGTAGACATCAAGCCTGTGAACATGGAGGAGCTGACGGAGGTGATCACGGCGGCCGAATTCCACCCGCACCAGTGCAACGTGTTTGTCTACAGCAGCAGCAAAGGGACCATCAGACTGTGTGACATGCGCTCCTCGGCCCTGTGTGACAGACACGCGAAGT tttttgaagaaCCCGAAGATCCCAGCAGTAGGTCCTTCTTCTCAGAAATAATCTCCTCCATCTCCGATGTGAAATTCAGTCACAGTGGTCGGTACATGATGACCCGAGACTACCTGTCGGTGAAGGTGTGGGACCTCAACATGGAGAGCCGGCCCGTGGAGACCCACCAG GTCCACGAGTACCTGCGAAGCAAGCTTTGTTCTCTGTACGAAAACGACTGCATCTTTGACAAGTTCGAGTGCTGCTGGAGCGGTTCGGACAG TGCGATCATGACCGGGTCCTACAACAACTTCTTCAGGATGTTTGACCGGAACACACGGAGGGACGTCACGCTGGAAGCCTCCCGGGAGAACAGCAAGCCTCGGGCCAGCTTAAAGCCTCGGAAAGTGTGTACAGGCGGTAAGAGAAAGAAGGACGAGATTAGTGTGGACAGTCTGGACTTCAATAAGAAGATCCTGCACACGGCCTGGCACCCGGCGGAGAACATTATCGCCGTGGCTGCCACCAACAACCTGTACATATTCCAGGACAAACTCAACTAA
- the PPP2R2D gene encoding serine/threonine-protein phosphatase 2A 55 kDa regulatory subunit B delta isoform isoform X2, producing MGSHPDIISTVEFNYSGDLLATGDKGGRVVIFQREQENKGRPHSRGEYNVYSTFQSHEPEFDYLKSLEIEEKINKIRWLPQQNAAHFLLSTNDKTIKLWKISERDKRAEGYNLKDEDGRLRDPFRITALRVPILKPMDLMVEASPRRIFANAHTYHINSISVNSDHETYLSADDLRINLWHLEITDRSFNIVDIKPVNMEELTEVITAAEFHPHQCNVFVYSSSKGTIRLCDMRSSALCDRHAKFFEEPEDPSSRSFFSEIISSISDVKFSHSGRYMMTRDYLSVKVWDLNMESRPVETHQVHEYLRSKLCSLYENDCIFDKFECCWSGSDSAIMTGSYNNFFRMFDRNTRRDVTLEASRENSKPRASLKPRKVCTGGKRKKDEISVDSLDFNKKILHTAWHPAENIIAVAATNNLYIFQDKLN from the exons AATAAAGGCCGCCCTCACTCTAGGGGAGAATATAATGTTTACAGTACCTTTCAAAGTCATGAACCAGAGTTTGACTATTTGAAAAGTctagaaattgaggaaaaaattaataaaattaggtGGTTACCACAACAGAATGCTGCTCATTTTCTACTCTCTACAAATG ataaaactattaaattatggaaaataagtgAACGGGACAAAAGAGCAGAAGGTTATAACTTGAAAGATGAAGATGGACGGCTTCGAGACCCATTTCGAATTACAGCACTGCGG gtCCCAATATTGAAGCCTATGGATCTTATGGTAGAAGCAAGTCCACGACGAATTTTTGCAAATGCTCACACATATCATATAAATTCCATTTCAGTAAATAGTGATCATGAAACATATCTTTCTGCAGATGACCTGAGAATTAATCTATGGCATTTAGAAATCACAGATAGAAGTTTTA ACATCGTAGACATCAAGCCTGTGAACATGGAGGAGCTGACGGAGGTGATCACGGCGGCCGAATTCCACCCGCACCAGTGCAACGTGTTTGTCTACAGCAGCAGCAAAGGGACCATCAGACTGTGTGACATGCGCTCCTCGGCCCTGTGTGACAGACACGCGAAGT tttttgaagaaCCCGAAGATCCCAGCAGTAGGTCCTTCTTCTCAGAAATAATCTCCTCCATCTCCGATGTGAAATTCAGTCACAGTGGTCGGTACATGATGACCCGAGACTACCTGTCGGTGAAGGTGTGGGACCTCAACATGGAGAGCCGGCCCGTGGAGACCCACCAG GTCCACGAGTACCTGCGAAGCAAGCTTTGTTCTCTGTACGAAAACGACTGCATCTTTGACAAGTTCGAGTGCTGCTGGAGCGGTTCGGACAG TGCGATCATGACCGGGTCCTACAACAACTTCTTCAGGATGTTTGACCGGAACACACGGAGGGACGTCACGCTGGAAGCCTCCCGGGAGAACAGCAAGCCTCGGGCCAGCTTAAAGCCTCGGAAAGTGTGTACAGGCGGTAAGAGAAAGAAGGACGAGATTAGTGTGGACAGTCTGGACTTCAATAAGAAGATCCTGCACACGGCCTGGCACCCGGCGGAGAACATTATCGCCGTGGCTGCCACCAACAACCTGTACATATTCCAGGACAAACTCAACTAA